A part of Cervus elaphus chromosome 11, mCerEla1.1, whole genome shotgun sequence genomic DNA contains:
- the LOC122702499 gene encoding olfactory receptor 4C46-like, producing MQKILSVAFIVSVVGNVLTMVTIITSPLRGYPMYHFLAHLSFIDACYACVSTPKVIIDSFYEKKTSPFNECMTQVFREHLFAGVDVILLTVMAYDRYVAICKPWHYTTIMNWWLCQVLVEMAWVGGVIHSTIQILFILSLPFCGPNIIDHFMCDLNPLLNLACTDTHILGFFVPANTGLICLSNFLLLIGSYVIILCSLRAHSLEARRKALSTCVSHITAVILFLVPCLFVYLRPTVALPVDKAVSVFYTDNSHVKSFHLYFEK from the coding sequence ATGCAGAAAATCCTATCTGTTGCCTTCATTGTCTCTGTGGTAGGAAATGTGCTCACAATGGTCACTATCATCACCAGCCCATTACGGGGGTACCCCATGTATCATTTCCTGGCTCATCTCTCATTCATTGATGCCTGCTATGCCTGTGTCAGTACCCCTAAAGTGATCATAGATTCCTTCTATGAAAAGAAAaccagccctttcaatgaatGCATGACCCAAGTCTTCAGGGAACATCTGTTTGCAGGTGTTGATGTCATCCTGCTcactgtgatggcctatgaccgatacgtggccatctgtaagccctGGCACTATACGACCATCATGAATTGGTGGTTGTGTCAGGTGCTAGTGGAAATGGCATGGGTGGGGGGCGTTATTCATTCAACCATACAGATCCTCTTCATCCTCAGTTTACCCTTCTGTGGCCCTAACATCATAGATCACTTTATGTGTGATCTCAACCCTTTGCTCAATCTTGCCTGCACAGACACTCACATTCTAGGATTCTTTGTTCCTGCCAACACCGGTTTAATCTGTCTTTCAAACTTTCTCCTCTTGATCGGCTCCTATGTGATCATTCTGTGCTCCCTAAGGGCCCATAGCTTAGAGGCTAGACGTAAGGCCCTCtccacctgtgtctcccacatcacagcagTTATCCTATTTCTTGTGCCCTGCTTATTTGTGTACCTGAGACCAACAGTTGCTTTACCTGTTGATAAAGCAGTTTCTGTATTCTACACTGATAACTCCCATGTTAAATCCTTTCATCTATACTTTGAGAAATGA